A single Lactuca sativa cultivar Salinas chromosome 8, Lsat_Salinas_v11, whole genome shotgun sequence DNA region contains:
- the LOC111899960 gene encoding uncharacterized protein LOC111899960, translating into MLSSKWCQITKWCNKFNGIYSRLQAQQQSGINEFDLFKSVKQQYRVEMGHVFYFEKSWELLRANPRWNKTPTSSEVQSKMSRNSSSVDVSDARTHIDLNVDIDEIPDDVEEISPPPRPPGRDKARRAARDAEEVEAKAKDAAEMRAKFDEHNLLKKEKNELKRRHLEFLEMQA; encoded by the coding sequence ATGTTGAGCAGCAAATGGTGTCAAATAACTAAGTGGTGCAACAAATTCAACGGTATTTACAGCCGGCTTCAGGCGCAACAACAAAGTGGAATCAACGAATTTGATTTGTTTAAATCTGTTAAGCAACAATATCGGGTCGAAATGGGACATGTTTTctactttgaaaaatcatgggaattATTGCGAGCGAATCCAAGGTGGAATAAAACGCCTACATCGTCAGAGGTTCAATCCAAAATGTCTCGCAATTCGAGCTCGGTCGACGTATCGGACGCACGGACTCACATCGACCTAAATGTCGACATCGATGAGATCCCAGATGATGTCGAGGAGATATCCCCACCACCACGACCGCCCGGACGCGACAAAGCGAGGCGCGCTGCGAGGGATGCGGAGGAGGTTGAGGCGAAAGCAAAAGATGCGGCGGAAATGAGAGCAAAATTCGACGAGCacaatttattaaaaaaagaaaaaaatgagttGAAACGTCGTCATTTGGAGTTTCTAGAAATGCAGGCATAG